A region of the Micropterus dolomieu isolate WLL.071019.BEF.003 ecotype Adirondacks linkage group LG10, ASM2129224v1, whole genome shotgun sequence genome:
CATAGAGGACATACAGACCGCTCCTGCAGCTGCAGAACTCTGGCAAACTCTCCGACTTCTTCTGTAACTGCAACCAGAGTCTTTACCccagcctacacacacacacacacacacacacacacacacacacacacacacacacacacacacacacacacagctcttttcCTTCAGACATCAATAAGATCAGTCTTACCACATACATCATTATTAAACAATCTATTTGAGTAACAATAACAaacaccaatcagccataacatcatgaccactgacaggggaaggTGATTATCTCAGTGCCAAGGCAGCTGTCAGTCGGTGGGATATATTATGGAACAAATGAACCCTGTGTCCTCATAGTTCATATGATAGAAGTAGGAAACACGTGTAACAATGTGACtgactttgacaagggccaaattgtgatggctagacgactgggtcagagcatctccaaaccGGTCTGCAGTGATCAGCACCTATTAGAAGGATGGAAAGCCAGTGAACCGGAGACAGGGCCATGGATGGCCAAGGCTCACTGATGCATGTGGGGAGCGAAAGCTGGCCCACGCGGCCCGATCCAAACAGAcaagctactgtaggtcaaactgctgaaaaaattgatgctggttctgatagaaaggtgtcaaAACATACAGTGCATTCACAGTGGAGTCCATGCCTCAACGGGCCATGGCTGTTttggtggtcataatgttatgggtGATGGGTAAATATTTACAACTGTGTGGGTTTCAGCCATATTGCTCAGTTATACTATAGAGTCTGTAAATCATAAGGTTTAGCCAGCAGCAAACTTGAATTCCCTTTAACATTATCTGTTCCTTTCAGACTGCTTTCATAAAGTTACTGAATAgaagtgtgtttctttgtgatGAACTGCCATTGTGTTGTACATATTCTGATTACTCACCTCTGTGGTCCTCTGGATCACATCCCTCAGatcctacaaataaaaaaataccgtttatttatatgtttgtatgtaaactGATAAGACACAAGTGAAATAATCAAAAACTGGAAAAACGGGATAACTAACAACTGCAATTAGACTGTAAATGATAGCATTGAGTGTAACCTTAAGTTAATTTACAGATACagattttataatttaaaaaaaaggactaTTTGTGATTTACACAGTTTAACTTCCAAGTAGACTAAGTTAAAACTAGTGTAACTTTAATAGTTAACGTTACTGATAAAAAGGGTGAAATACAGAACGCAACgtttttatattgtttagtTACGTTACTTACTGCCTACCTCTTCAAACTCACGGGCTGCTATATGACAGTGACAGTCAACGAAGCCATGCtccattaaaaattaaaaaaataagcgcaaactatttttaaagctgcaccatTTAGCAATTTTTAGCAATCTTCCGGTgcttggctaacacagctaagcGGAACACGATGCCGGAGTTGTTCCGGGGCTAACATTGGCAGTCGGACCAGGAAGCTTCACATTTAAATTCCGGTTTGCGtcaaaaaattataaacacagtTGGCGGTAAAGATGGAGCGTGTAGAGAGTGAACCCTTACCCAGCGATGAAACAAATCAGGAATACAGAGTCCAAGTAACGTCGAAGAAAGAATTAAtcatgcaaataaataaatacaaagataTTTTGAAGACAGCTCTCGACGGACAGCCGGAAGTTGCAGAGGAGACGAAGCAAGTTTTACTGCAGGAGCTGCTGGCGGTGGGTCTGATTGTTCGCATCTTGTTGTCATCTTATTAACTGTTATCAAACTATTCGAGTAGCAGCAGACCGACGAGTGTTGTTTTAGCAAGACTTTCTTTACGTTACGACAACTGCGCAAAGTTCTGTCGTTTCTCTGTGCGACAAAGAGAATCCCACACCGAACCCAATGCGAAAAAtcttgtatttaatgtttacgTTGCTgtcaacatacacacacgccagcaaaaacacaattaaaggcaattaaaacatttattaggATCAATAGATGATTTCGGCTTAAAAGTGATAGATGCAGCACTTTATTTGACAACAGTCTCTACTTTGAATTTCCGGCAAACCAGTTGATTTGTTTAGGTAAAAACGCATCAGTTAAAATCTACCTAATAAGAGATTTAGTTTTATCGTTATGTTCCTGTTTGGTTTCCTGATCGCATGTCGTATTGAGGTTAAGAGGTTATACTAGAAGCTGGCATTTTATATGTGAAGACAAGAAAACTGGATTATTAAAGGTATCAAATGAGTTACATTGTCCCTCTGTAATACCTGGAAGAAAcaacctctcaccacaaaacacaataaGAAGTATTAAGATAGAAAACATGATGCGTTCCACAAGCATGAAAGTAGAATACATAACTGGTAGTACAACAGTTGTTTTACAGTTAATCAAGCAGCACACTAAACTCACACAGCTAGTATAATGGCTTGCCTAATCAACACTAAACACTCACATTACAAACAACAGTTAAAATAGCTGTAAGAAACTGAGTTCCTACATTGTGAACAGTTTTAAGTTTAGTTGATATAATTACTTcaaagtttgagttttgaaaatgtaaaaccaaatgAGTGAAGTTCACTGATCTTGAGAAAAGAAGTTCAATAATTGTAAGATTAATTTTTATCAACAACCGTTCAGTCATGCTGACAAACATAACAGACAAACTAGCTTCCCATTTCCATTTCCTGTGTTTCTCAGAGTCACTTATACCTGCAGCTGCTCCTGTTGAAGAAATTTACTCTCCTTCATGCACGTTTTCTTTAAACTACTAAAAAGAGGGTATTTATAGAGTTTTAACCCTCAAACAATGCATGTTAGGAAGACTGCTAATTAACTTATCATGTTTCTGTAGGCATGTTTACATTAGAGATCTACTGTAGCTCTTTATTACCAGCATGTCTCTAAGGTCCTCTGATCATGGTTTGTGGCTCCTAAATTGTAGCTATCTCCCTTTGGACTTTAGATCTGTTGACACCTTTTAAAAAAGCAGCTCAAGACCCACATATTTAGACAAGCCTTAATATaattttagagagagagagagagagatgggggcaCCAGGCGatttgcaaccacagatccagactccagtTAAAATACCGCAgcttttacataaaataaattaataaaaattattatattaacagCAATTTTTTATGATTTCTTGATTCAGCAGAATTCCTGAATGATGTTTTTGCACTGTACAGATAGATAATGGTGCATCCAAGGCTTGGGGAGTAGATAAAAGATGGCTGTCGATATTTACTGGGTCGCATATCTGACAAATGTCACACTAATGTATTAGTGTCAGTTAAACAACTTTGCCAATGtgtaactattttgataatcaattaattgagcAGGTTGTTTGTATTTAACAAAACCGCCAAATGTTCTTTAATTCCAACCTTTTAGTTGTGTGaatgtgctgtttttctttgtctgatAGTGATGTTAACCGGaatatctcaaaataaaatattgagtGGAGAAAATGATCACAATTTgcatcaattaaaaaaacaataatgctTAGTTGAAGGCCGAGAAACAATGCAGCTGTATTATGGACACCTTGTTCGATGTGAACTGAACTCTGTTTGTATGTGCACAGAACTTTGAGGCGGCTGTTCAGGACAACGTGTTGGTGAACGGACAGTCTTGGGAGGCGGCTCCTGACGTTGAAGGTGCCACTTAAATCCGTAACCAgcaaaaaatgttgtcataaattcatgttgtgtaaaataaaGCTTAGGTTTCTCGTCCTTCCACCACTTACACACTCAGCAGAGGATGAGGCTGTTGATCTGGAAAGCCAGCTGGATGACACCATTGTTGGTACCACCAGGAGGCGTAGTACTTACCCAAGAAAGATCCTGCCTCACGTGGTTCAGTCCCTCAAAGCTGAACGTAAACTCATGGTGGGTGTCACAGTatctttgtctgtgtttatgtctgATAATGTGCAGTAAAGTGTGTGGGTGGTCTCTGTTTCACACAGCTGAGTGGGAGGAAAACTGCCCTTTACCACAACATAATTTCACAGGTTGATGTTGAGACAAATGACTGATCAAGTTTACACACATTGTGAGTTAATATTTAGATAAAacggaaaataaaataatatgaattACACAATGCTGAGTGACAAAAACCTATATGTATTTGATCAATACAGGCTTAATTATCACTGAAAGGAAACCCAGAGCTGATGTGTCCACTTTTCTGACATCTGCGGTTTGTTTTTCAGGGGCTGTACGAGCTTGCAGTCAAACCTCAAGAGGTGGTTAAAGATCCCGATCAAGGTTGTTACCTCTAatcatttatacacacacatttttaatttcattgttcTCTGGTGTTCAGAAAAGATACTCGAGGACAAACATATTTGAGAGTTAAATGTTCTAGCAGTGATGTCTTTGATCTGTTAACGTTATCTAACTATTGTCactattatatataaaatagtttaCACAGAAAATATTGTGCATGCATCAATAAGTTCACCTTGTCAGTGTCAGTAGACTATGGAGCCAAGGTTGTGGATAAAAATGTAGCCCCTGTCTGTGGATACATCATAATGTGGTTTATCTGCAGAGTTAAAGGTGTCATTGggagtttgtgtatgtgtaataCTTCACCTTTTGTGCGAGTGCATGTGCATATTGTTTATGGTCCGTTGTCTTTTTTTAAGCACTGTACAACTTGAGCCATTTGTTTCGAAAATGGGTTCATTACTCAAGGCTTCAGTTACAGTGGCCTCTTGTGGCAAGGCTGAAGTCAAATTAGGCAGGCTAGTTGGTGGACAGGAGgcttatatttacatatatactacatgcacgcacgcacgcacctCAATGAGCAGTGTTGGAGAAATTAGTTTACTTTTGTAGAAGAGACCTTCAGCTGTGAAGAATCTTTGCTTTGATCGCCCTTGGATTTAAAGTATCTTTGGAAATTCTTTGCTGCACACACATTAAATGTTGtatttaaaggggacctattatgctatttcatattttctggcatttctataattttacaatgtcagatgttcatgttaaacatgacaaaagcttcaaataataatgtgaaagtctttaaaagaaatccctgttagccaaaacctcagatatccccgtgttctgaatgttctgttttaaactgtttttttctacTAAAATCTCGGTatgatgtctgtctgtcagagaagacagtgggctttggaggggggggggcttaaagagacaggaacatctgcagcttgttgtagatagaggctgaaatgagggcctgcatgaagagccattataagatagaaaattcctttttttattttttttactttgaatcatgcaaaacTGCCAcagaggagtcacagaactacaatataggactggaaatgcagtataataggtctcctttaaataaTATAACCAAAAAATTATAATTGATGATTGTGTGTTGTGTAATTAAGCAGAGAGTACTGCGAAAATATGGCATAGGTTGGGTGTACTTTTGTAACAATGGCAAGGGGTAATTGTGTGGGATGGGGTGCCAATGAAACACCTGATTGGACTGCAAACCAATCAGGTGATTCATTCAGGAAATGAAGCAGTTGCTGCTTTGGACGTCATAAGTCACGTGATTTTTGAACATAGAACCACTGATTTTTGTGTTGTGCGGTGGTTCTGTGTTCAGGGTATGACGCACATATCGAAGTGTCACGATTctgttcttctgtgtgtgtttcaccagagagcatcatgaacgatttgtcagcagcagctcctgGGATGGTGAAACAGGCCATCCAGGTCATAAAGGTAACGCACACTTTAACGCACCAGTCCTGCGTTGGCTACTGcaaatatacattatatagaTGGATTTATATATGCTTTACCGacacaggttttgtttttttgtttttttcttctgtagTCAATCAACACTCTGCAGAAACAAGCTGAAGGCCTCTGTGAGGTCCTCAACATGAAGCCGAGTCACGCCACTCTGGAGATCCACAGAGAAGTGTTTGGTGTTAACGGCCAATCAGACGCTCCCTTGCCTCCTGTGACTGGAGCTACGAGGAGCAGGCAGCCGATCAAGAGAGCCGTAGAGGAAGCAGCAGCCACAGACTGCTATGTGTCGCCTAAGAAGAAACCTGTTGGAGAGGACACGCCAGAATGAGCCCTCCTCCAGCCAATACCACCAGAATAATTAAGATGGTGTGATATTATGgactaatgtgtttttttttctgcacagtTTTGTTTCTCAGCTCTTTAAAAGAATATAACCCAGTGGTTGCATATGAAATGACTCTTGAGGTTTATTAATTTTCAACATAGGGAAAGAGTTTTTCTTTCAATACTATGACATTAATATGATTCCCTATACATTCCAAATCACAAGAGAGAAGACAGAGTTTCTGCTGAAAGAAATAATCCACTACGGTGAACAGATGTTTCAGTGATATGTGGGACAGGAACAGTGTTACGTCTGAGATAGGTTCTCCAACTGACGAGCGGACACAAAACTGGTTGCTTGAGCTTCCATTTGCGTGGTTTTTTTCTGTGGTGTGCAGCAacctccttctttctttttgattCTCTTCATATTGCATTCACCAGCAGCCGACTGAATTACACCACTGGGCAGAGGATTTTTCTTATTGCACACACCAGTGtgtcacagttaatgtgaatgtAATTTGCCCTTGAAATCGCAGAGAGTTTCGCAATTGAAAACGCCATCTGAATTAAGTAATAATCTTTAGAGCCAAACTGAATCAGATGAAGTCATAAAAAAGACAATTGAATCCTGTTCTTATCCAgctcatattttattaaaaaaaaaaaattccagacTTTATTTGTACTTTATGACAgcttaaatgtctttttaaatatttaaagataTCCTGTTGGTTTATGTTTCTGTATGGTTACTTTAAAAACTGGTTCTAAATTTACTGGTACattaaagttgttgtttttttaaagaataagtCTGGCAGTCTATAATTTCGTTTGTGTCAACAAATTCCATTAGTCCATCTCTCAACAATGTCTGACCTGTCTGCATGTCTCCGCCCCAAGCCCATTTGTACCTACTCAAAATGTTCCTCAAACAGGAGGAagtagtgcatttgttggggactatttttagCCATGGATTAATACACAGTTAGTGCTGAATAACtacagcagcaggatggtgtattTTGTATTCAGTCAGAATAAACTAAAGTGCCCTGTGATCAGTGTAATGAAGGAATATGTCGCCCAGTTAAACGATGTGCATCAATGTGTTGATGACCGAAACCATAAATGTTCTGGTCAACTGTGGCCCCTCAGTCATGTGACTTATGTGAATTGCCCTCCCTGCTTCTTCTAAAACAGCAGTGAAattgaaaagtgaaaagaaagCTGAAGTGAAACCGCAGCCTGTTTTCTGTCTGGTTTGTTTTCAGTGGACTGTGCCCAGTTCACAAACAACGCTTTATTTTCTGACGGAGACAAGTGTctcctgtttttctctctttaatgCACGCTTTAAAAAATCTGTGATGTCAGACTGTGATTCTTCCTGCCATCATCAGAACAACAGCACGAATAACCACCTCTGTGAAGGATGTGAGGTAAGATCGCACTAACATGCTCTTATTACAACTTTAATGTGTTATCATCAGGGAAATGCTTGCTCCTAATGCAGCCTGCTCCCTGTCGCAGAGGGAGGTCAGATATCAAGAGATGAGAGGTTTAAAGCAACATCTTCTGGTGATCTTTTTTAGTAACGCTAGGGCTCATAATCAAGTAGGGTTTGTGTCTGACAAAGAGGAGTATGTTGACaaagtgttgtgtgtgtctgcgcaGATTTAATGTGAATGCATTGCTGCCAAATGAAAATGATATCTGGTTGCAATAAAGcatacaaaacatgttttaaaatatattggTCTAAGGTTAAACTACAGACGTGTGACTTGCCGAGTGGATGGATAGAAGACTGAATTTATCTGTTGTCTAAGGGTTCAGAGGATGGAGGCAGGAGgctgaagaggagagagaagaacagAGTTGCAGCCCAGAAGAGCCGGAAGAGGCAAACACAGAGAGCGGACCTTCTGCATGAGGTGTGTGCGTGAGCATGCTCGTGTACTTCCACCTTTGTAAGGACTAATTGCAGACCTTTTTCTGTTCCTCACTGCCAGACAAAGACTGTTTATTAGGGTTAAGGTCAGAATTAGGTTTAGGTTAAAAATACTACTACTTGTTCAGTAATGTATTGTCATAAATTGTGGTTTGTCAAAggaaatattttacagtttttcacaattgctaagatGTTTCTTGAAACCATCCGTTTTCTCAAAACTTTTAACACAAAACCTAATCTTTAAACCACATTCACAAAACCCCTGACTCTTCTGGCAAAATCAAACAATCCACTCAAAACCAAGTAATCTATGtgcaaaatcaaacaatgctttcaaaacaTAACACAGCCAGTCAATATGAAAAACTCTACAGAGCATTCTTTAGACACTACATCAATAAATTGAGAACACAGCATCCAGGGCATgtagttacagaaaatgtttttttgcataAAGGAACCACATAGaacctatttaaaaaaaaaagtatagtaATCACAACCAAGTAATACAGTATTGATTATCTGTATATTCAGCACTTTCatataaatacagtacagtaagcCCATAGAACAAAGAAAactcgttttttttttatgcttaaGCACGATTTTGAAAGCAGGGCTCATTTtgtcaaaacactacacacaattcacACAACTATTCACACAAGTAGCAGAACAACTCAGATAGTTTGCGAAATGAAACACTTCATTCAAAAATATACAAGAATTTATAAAAACCCGATTTTGTCACAGTGTAGCACAGACACAGTTCAAGTGATCTAATTCTGTTTGAACCAGTTAAACACTGCTATGCTCAATCTAAAACACACTTAAAATTcctactttttaaatgaaatagtCTGGATCTGACTTTTCAGAGAGTATTGGATATATTGActaaacacagcacacacagtactgcatactgatatgatttattttcagcaaaaccATTTGTGGAAAGCATGAACAAGAAAGCAAGTACAATTATATCTTTGTCCGCATCGCAGGCTATGTCCTCTCTTGCAAGACAGCGAGGGAAGTATCGTCTTGAATGGCGAATCCACGCTTGCACAGATACTGCATCTATTTGGTTGCTGGCATCCTCCTTGGCTTGAATGAGGGGCCTTCTGATAAAAGGCTGGAGGTCATGAACCTTCCACTGCCATGCCGAAAAAAACCTCCTCAATAGGGTTAAGGAAGGGGAGAGTATAGTGGGAGGTATTGGAGTATTTATTGTTGATGCTGATGAAACCAGTTTTGGGCCAGAGCAGATGGTCCGGCACATTGAGAATAGCTCTATGTTTTACTCTCCGAATTTGGTTCAAATGGCACTTTGTAGAGTTGGCTCATCTGTGTCCGTATTACTGTTGCAACAGTATATCTGCGCAGGTTGGGCTGAACTCTCTGAATGTCAACTCGTGGTTTACAACAAGGTAAATCAATTTTGCTCTTATATCATTTGATAGATTTggtcctcttcttctttgtccttgttctctaggtctccctcttcctccacgTGCACCCCCCTCTcatcctccctcttcctcttacTGGAACATTACCTTCCATTTTTGTTGATGACAGGTAAACTCACATTGGTGAGTTTAGAGTTGTGCACCTAATTGTCCTGATGGCAATGTTTGATCAATTGGttcacaggtgtggcattttAGACGGCAATGTCTTGACATCGCAAAGACGAGACTTTGTGTTAGATTTTTGTGCCTGATGTAGCCTGCGTGTGTTTAGTATTTTGCAAATCACTGTGTCTAGTGTTTTGCAAAAGGTGTGAGGCTGAGAATGTGCTTATAGTTGTGCAGATCTGGGCTGTAGTTTTACTCCCTGAGTGTAAGGTTTCACTGACAATgtgttatataatattttagtgtgtaagcaattgtaaaaaaaaataaataaataaaaactgtaatgcACAGCACATTACAAAATCAAAGTCAATCACGTGCTTGATCTGGCCAGAAGACTTCGTCCACATCACATGCAACCTTGTCCCTTGccaagcaaaggaggaaaaccCTCTGGTCTCTCTCTGCTGGATGCAGCCTTACTGTAACAACACTCCACACCTATCTCACCACAGGCCAATTCCATTGCCCGTAAGAGATTTTCGTAGTAAATGAATTTCGGTCATAGTCCTTCCACCACCTGGCAGATAAAAAAATCCTTTATCGGATTGAAGTAAGAGCTGAAGGTGAATATTTATAAATCACTGGTTGGTGGTTGATGTTGAACCGCTTGCTTAGTGAAAGCACAGTGAAAGCTGACATTGTCCCATAGACGGGATGCACTGCCGGCTGATGATCCTTCTGCTCACGCTCAAACACAATATACCAAAGACCACCCAGAAAAGTAAGAAGATGTTCAGTGTTACATGGCCCCAAGGTTGAATGACAGTAGAGAACCTGTCCCTTACTTATAGCCTGGTCAAAGGGTGACATTGCCACTACACAAGCCTGGGACTCCCCCCCCCCTATTGGTTTGATCACATCGTTAGAAACAAGTGAGCAGAATTATGAGTTGTTGTGTGTAAAAGAtgactgtgttgtagttttgtttaacttttgccgtatttatttaccattttgcaagacaagtgcatcacagtgcaaaataagttttaatgagtgagaatgtgtttagagttttgccAAAAGAGTGACTGATTCGACAAATGGGTTTAGGCCACTGAGCATTTGGTTCAGAGAATGGGGTTGTATTGTATTGGTCGAGCTACACCTCAACCACAATGCGAGATAACCCGGATATGGGATTATTCTCTCAAACTAAGAAcctctgcagagacacagaagaAACTATGCAAGTGTTTTCGCTGTCCACATGTCCCCAAGTGTATATGTCACAAGTATATCTGCACTAAATATAAAATTCACCTCTCTAAAACGTACATTCACTCATCATTTCCACCTCTTCATGTTCTCTTCGTCtcttctccctttctttctcctctcctctcttccagGCCTGTGAGCTTTTGGAGCAGAGGAACAGAAAGCTGAGGAGAGAGGTATCTATAATATGCGCTGTACTAAAAGCATTCATCATGGATGTTATTTCTTTGTGCTATAATTAGATTACGTCGCCATGTTCTTGCTGTGTGTTCTTCTGCAGTCGCCACTCTCTGCTTCAATAGTGTAGCCTGCACTTCATCTGTAAGGATACACAACAAATCTCTACTTTATCTATGAACAAGCATTAAAACAGCAGTTAAAAACATAGGAAAGAGGCAAAGACAATCAAGTATAGACAACGATTACAACAAATAAGTAAatctctgcttgtttttttgtctgcaggTGGATTCTCTGTCTGAGGAGCAGCGTCTGCTGACCGAGGCTCTCAGGACCCATGAGCCCTTCTGTCCCGTCATGCACTGCTCCTTTGCTTCCTCCACCTCGTGCAGCCTGCAGCCTGACGTCATGGCAGCCCGGTCCGTCTGAAGCGAGCGATATCTGTTTCTGATCAGTGATCAAAGTAACTTGTTGTCTGAAGCCATAGCCATAGTGTAACGCACCAGTGAACCACTAGAGTGCGCTGTTCACCACAATCAGAGACAAAGTGGTGATTCAACTGGTGTGAGGTGCTGTCACAGGGAAGAGTGTCATCTGGTGGTTAAACCTTTCATGCAGCAGCTCATGGCATTACTCATACACGAGGATTAGGAGGTTAAAAGAGTCAAACATTAAGTTCAAACTGTTGAATGTTATTCTCCATCTACTAGTCCTGTTATTCTATTAAGTTTTTCTGTGCTGTAGGCTATGAGTGCATGACTTTCATTCTagtcaaaaatgtaaaaaagaaccaaatacatacattaaaataaaaccaaagtcAATCAATTTGTGTGATGTTATCATCTTTATATGTTTAAATTGCATTACACGTTTTcctattgtgcaaataaacctttctcgaGGTTtgttcttgttgcaagctatttaacaaatgctttcaaaaagtgatggggacaaaatcatcCATTTCAAaaagcgtccccagtgtaaacgACACCTATGCTACTCACAACGAATAAGTAAACTAGTTGAGGGAATTAAGTACCAattgtttacaagaaaaaaaatgattctTACGCATACTGGAACATATAAGTGGTTTCCACCCATTACACATTTTCATTCTTCCCTTGTGGAAAAAGTACAACAGAATCACTACAGAAAACAAGTTTATGTAGGTGTGACTGTAAAGTGATATATAGAAATGTGTTGTTCATTATTCATAAATTTGATATGTAGATTTCCATAAGAAAAACTGCAGTGTTATGACTGAAGAGCAATATCAACAAAGAGGAGACTTTTGCGTGCCGGAGGTATTTGCTTACTTCCTTTGTAAAGGGTCTACAAATTGTGAgtatattattgttaataaataatgtatttatttataataaatcattCATAAGCCATTAAGAACATTTGCGTTTCCAGATTGTAAAACATCCGGTAGACTAGATGATTTATCATAAACGAGAAACCCATCAGCCTTTACTAAGCTTGTAAATCTTCACTTAGGTTGGTTTGAAGTTTCAAAAACTATTTAACTGTGtcaaaaacaaccccaaaaaacatttatacacatttcCATGAGATTCAGCCTAACATATGTATATATCTGTATGAAAACTGTGGAAGTTCttttaaaatccaaaataaatgtttgtgaatTTGAACTGTTTGCCGCTCAGCATACATTTGTAAGATGACCTGGTCACTGTCTTTGAGATGTTAATGAAATGCAgaccttttttaattaaatataataaaaattattctTATATTGCCAATTCGTAACAGAATCTTGTTGCACTTTTCATTTGGAGCATAATCTTATTAATATTATTGCTGGTTAAGTAGAAAATCCATCACTAATAAGAGGTTTTCTCTGAATCTACACCACTTATGGAAGTAATTGCTGTCAAAGTCAGACTCTGTTTTTTTGCCAAGTATGTTTTCACGTACAAAGGatttgctttggtattttggtggataagagaaaggggaaaaaagtacTCCAATGCCAAGAATCATATATGTAAAACATGTATCATAGCATATTGCATAAAGTCTTtctacaaaaaccaaagtgagTAAGTCAGCATTGTGGTAAGTGATGTATAacttcaaaaaaaataaaacagtgtccTGGGATTTGTCCGCCAACATCATTGATTATGTTGCAAGAAAAAGGTCTTCTGGAATATTACATCATTTTACTGAAGATTTTGAGGTCATTTCCAGCCACAGACACGTCAGAGTGGATCTATAGGCTGTTCACCTGCATCAGAATAGAAACTTGTGGTTTGGTTACGTTGGAGGACACTCACTGAATGTAACAGTTCCCTTATTTGACCGCAGTCGCATCAAACGTAATTGCCACAGGGTTTCTCTTTAAATTTTTCCTTCCTTATCCATGTTAAAGTGAATGAAAAGTTGATCTGTATGCAAAAGATGCTGACGCAAACCAACTGTGGCGAAGTGGAACTGAACCATTTCACCGCTGCTGGACAAGTGCTACATGTGATGCAGAAAATCACTTCTTGTCCAAATTA
Encoded here:
- the nsl1 gene encoding kinetochore-associated protein NSL1 homolog isoform X1, giving the protein MERVESEPLPSDETNQEYRVQVTSKKELIMQINKYKDILKTALDGQPEVAEETKQVLLQELLANFEAAVQDNVLVNGQSWEAAPDVEAEDEAVDLESQLDDTIVGTTRRRSTYPRKILPHVVQSLKAERKLMGLYELAVKPQEVVKDPDQESIMNDLSAAAPGMVKQAIQVIKSINTLQKQAEGLCEVLNMKPSHATLEIHREVFGVNGQSDAPLPPVTGATRSRQPIKRAVEEAAATDCYVSPKKKPVGEDTPE
- the nsl1 gene encoding kinetochore-associated protein NSL1 homolog isoform X2, encoding MERVESEPLPSDETNQEYRVQVTSKKELIMQINKYKDILKTALDGQPEVAEETKQVLLQELLANFEAAVQDNVLVNGQSWEAAPDVEEDEAVDLESQLDDTIVGTTRRRSTYPRKILPHVVQSLKAERKLMGLYELAVKPQEVVKDPDQESIMNDLSAAAPGMVKQAIQVIKSINTLQKQAEGLCEVLNMKPSHATLEIHREVFGVNGQSDAPLPPVTGATRSRQPIKRAVEEAAATDCYVSPKKKPVGEDTPE
- the batf3 gene encoding basic leucine zipper transcriptional factor ATF-like 3; this translates as MSDCDSSCHHQNNSTNNHLCEGCEGSEDGGRRLKRREKNRVAAQKSRKRQTQRADLLHEACELLEQRNRKLRREVDSLSEEQRLLTEALRTHEPFCPVMHCSFASSTSCSLQPDVMAARSV